GGTATCCCCATCCCAACAGAGTAAATAAAGAGCATCCCCATACCAGAGATCATCGTTTCACTTTGACTTGCGAGCGTTAAAATAGAACCAAGTACTAACCCTACACAAGGAGACCAGCCCGCTGCAAATAGCAAACCAAACATCACGGAACCACCGAAACTATTTGTTTTCGTTGGCTTGGAAGATATCTTCTTCTCTGACATTAAACTGCGAATGGACAACACTCCGGCCATCTGCAGGCCAAATAACACAATAATAATACCACCGATTTGTGCTACTAGATTGTTATACCGGCTGAACAATTGACCAATAAAAAGTGGAGGAGGCGCCTAGTAGCATAAATATAATGGTAAATCCCAAAATAAATCCAAGGCTTCTTAAAAGAATCAAACGTTGATCGGCCTTAATTTCATTTTGGGATACGGCGGTACCGGTTAACTGAGCTAGATAAGCTGGAACTAATGGGAAAACGCATGGAGATAAAAAAGAAACTACTCCTGCTCCTAATGCCAGCCAAATCGTTACCTCATTCATTTCTATTCCTCCAAATATATTTCTAGAAAGGCTGGATTCGCTCCATATACCCTTGTATATCTTTTTCTGTCATTCCACCCGTTAGAATATCAATAATTTTTCCGTCTTTGTTTATGAGAAAGGTTGTTGGCAACGGACCAATCCCATAACTATCTAAAACGGCGTTGGAAAAGACAATGGATGGCGGTCCACAAAACGTTCTACTGCTAATTCTGATTCCCCCACGTTCACCGCAAGAATCTCTACCCCTTTGTCTTTATATTCCTGATATTGATTTTCCATGTAAGGCATTTCTTCTTCACAAGGAGGGTAATATGTACCCCAAAAATTCAGAAAAACACTTTGGCCTCGGTAATCATTTAATTCAACGGTTTCTCCTTCAAGTGTTTCCAATTGAAAATTAGGCTCAATATCCC
This DNA window, taken from Alteribacillus bidgolensis, encodes the following:
- a CDS encoding cytochrome c biogenesis CcdA family protein, with the protein product MLFGLQMAGVLSIRSLMSEKKISSKPTKTNSFGGSVMFGLLFAAGWSPCVGLVLGSILTLASQSETMISGMGMLFIYSVGMGIPFLLVAIFYSKSLHKLRRFHKLMPRIQKAGGIVMIIMGVMLFFGYFQMLSSYLAQFVPFSI
- a CDS encoding cytochrome c biogenesis CcdA family protein is translated as MNEVTIWLALGAGVVSFLSPCVFPLVPAYLAQLTGTAVSQNEIKADQRLILLRSLGFILGFTIIFMLLGASSTFYWSIVQPV